From the Lolium rigidum isolate FL_2022 chromosome 2, APGP_CSIRO_Lrig_0.1, whole genome shotgun sequence genome, one window contains:
- the LOC124692736 gene encoding cyclin-G-associated kinase-like encodes MRRFNPFGGKAQAGLDGRTIDVKNVKITVRNAIAQGGFSCVYLACDALHSSKQYALKHIICNDSESLDLVMKEIQVMNLLKGHANVVTLVAHDVFDMGRTKEALLLMEFCEKSLVSAMESRGTGYYEEKKALLIFRDVCNAVFAMHGQSPPIAHRDLKAENVLLGLDGAWKLCDFGSTSTNHKCFDKPEDRGIEEDIIRKHTTPAYRAPEMWDLYRREVISEKVDIWALGCLLYRICYFKSAFDGESKLQVLNGNYRIPEQPKYSTSVTGLIKDMLEASPNARPDITQVWFRVNELLPPELQKSLPDGASAAISMGLQDEGAYKRTHVAPKRSPPPPPRGQTDSSSSHGSANAADAPLGAFWATQHAQGSQVADNKKHMFNEEPIKPSPSSKYNQSRVDISSSTPGDRHGHSGQALRNTTSNIVSSNGLMGGSDTNLFMEPQSSVKNKASQSQSKTISGKDPFNSFVADFDANNLHLGTAATGKTSELEAEVSNLKEQLKKTTLEKAEMTAKYEKLSAICRSQRQEIQELKRTVAETTPPPSSKVSSRIPEFGSQRKEKIEGTVWELEQGMLAGNSSLPSSEAKTWQAFPEAKAQARPKVDHATNGRQNLTRTTNAGPSPDAWGFSTSSGSTAAAAQINRTSAQGSSSQRFSTGVAKKVDQPSGWAGF; translated from the exons ATGCGGAGGTTCAATCCCTTTGGGGGGAAAGCGCAGGCTGGATTGGATGGCCGCACCATCGATGTAAAAAACGTGAAGATCACGGTGCGCAATGCCATCGCGCAGGGAGGGTTCTCCTGCGTGTATCTTGCATGCGATGCGCTGCACTCGTCAAAGCAGTATGCGCTGAAGCACATCATTTGCAATGATTCCGAATCGCTTGATCTTGTCATGAAGGAGATCCAGGTGATGAATCTCCTCAAAGGGCATGCCAATGTTGTCACACTGGTTGCCCATGATGTTTTTGACATGGGCCGCACAAAGGAGGCGCTGCTTCTGATGGAGTTCTGCGAAAAGTCCCTGGTGAGTGCAATGGAGAGCAGAGGTACTGGTTACTATGAGGAGAAGAAGGCGCTTTTGATATTCCGAGATGTTTGCAATGCGGTTTTCGCTATGCATGGGCAGTCACCACCAATTGCGCATAG GGATCTGAAAGCTGAAAATGTTCTTCTTGGACTAGATGGTGCATGGAAACTATGTGATTTTGGAAGCACATCAACAAATCATAAATGCTTTGACAAGCCAGAAGATAGGGGGATTGAAGAAGATATCATTAGGAAACATACAACGCCTGCATATAGAGCCCCTGAG ATGTGGGATCTCTACAGAAGGGAAGTCATTAGTGAGAAAGTCGACATTTGG GCCCTGGGATGCCTTCTCTATAGAATATGCTACTTCAAATCTGCATTTGATGGAGAGTCGAAGTTGCAGGTCCTTAATGGCAACTATCGCATTCCAGAGCAACCGAAGTACAGCACTAGTGTCACAGGGCTGATCAAAGATATGCTGGAAGCCTCTCCAAATGCCAGACCAGATATCACGCAG GTCTGGTTTCGTGTTAATGAACTACTGCCTCCCGAGTTACAGAAAAGTTTACCTGATGGGGCCTCAGCAGCCATTTCTATGGGCTTGCAAGATGAAG GTGCTTATAAAAGAACACATGTGGCGCCTAAAAGGAGCCCCCCTCCGCCTCCAAGAGGACAAACTGATAGTTCATCATCTCATGGAAGTGCAAATGCAGCAGATGCACCTCTAGGTGCATTCTGGGCGACACAACATGCACAGGGCTCTCAAGTTGCTGATAATAAGAAGCATATGTTCAACGAGGAACCAATTAAACCATCGCCTTCATCAAAGTATAACCAAAGCAGGGTGGATATCAGCAGCAGTACCCCTGGAGATAGGCATGGTCATTCTGGCCAGGCTTTGCGAAATACAACAAGTAACATTGTTTCCAGTAATGGACTTATGGGTGGTTCGGACACAAATCTTTTCATGGAACCACAAAGTTCTGTAAAAAATAAAGCAtcacaatcacaaagcaagacaaTATCTGGGAAAGATCCCTTCAACAGTTTTGTCGCAGACTTTGATGCAAACAATCTGCATTTGGGGACCGCTGCTACTGGTAAGACGTCTGAGCTTGAAGCTGAAGTGTCCAATCTGAAGGAGCAGTTGAAGAAAACCACACTGGAGAAGGCTGAGATGACGGCCAAGTATGAAAAGCTGTCAGCAATCTGCCGCTCTCAGCGTCAGGAAATCCAAGAGCTGAAGCGCACTGTTGCTGAGACAACACCGCCACCTTCAAGTAAAGTCAGCTCAAGGATACCAGAATTTGGATCTCAG CGAAAGGAGAAGATCGAAGGGACGGTGTGGGAGCTTGAGCAAGGGATGCTTGCAGGCAACTCGTCGTTACCCAGCTCCGAGGCAAAGACATGGCAGGCATTCCCAGAGGCAAAGGCTCAGGCCAGGCCAAAGGTCGACCATGCAACCAATGGGAGGCAAAACTTGACGAGGACCACAAATGCAGGGCCTTCCCCTGATGCCTGGGGTTTCAGCACATCATCGGGGAGTACTGCTGCTGCAGCACAGATCAACAGAACAAGTGCTCAGGGGAGTTCCTCCCAGAGATTCAGCACCGGGGTAGCGAAGAAAGTAGATCAGCCATCAGGatgggctggattctag